The DNA segment CACAACAATACCCCCAAAGACCCTTTAGTTCTTGAAGAAAAATAGAATGTGTGTGTATAGGTAAAATTTCTTTTTTGGGATTGGTAGTAACTTCTAGAAAGAAGTCTTTGTGGGCCCATATCCATTATGATGCAACTTTTGCCATTTCCAGGCAACCTGTAAACTCTTTTCCAAATCTGTGTATTTTGCTGACCAATTAAGTTCACGAAGTATTTTTGATGGGTCACTGTACACCTCAGCATAGTCACCAGGACGGCGTGGCAAATATTCGACATCTATAGACACCCCCGTTGCCCTCTTACAAGCTTCGACAAACTCTCTAACCGATCTTCCTCGTCCTGTACCAACGTTGTATATTCCAACTTCCCCAGGTTGTGCTTTCTGGAGAGCTTTTACATGAGCATCTACTAGATCAGTTACATCGATGTAGTCACGTATGCATGTTCCATCTGCAGTTTTATAGTCTGTTCCTCGAACCTGTGTCGCGCATGCAACCATGATTTATTAAAGGCAGGtcaatatttaaaaaaagttgTGTAAATAGCAAGTCAAAACATTTTAATTTAGAGCAAGTCAGATTAAGCTAACCTTAAGACCTTTTGTAATCCCACGAGCGGCGTCAAAACATGCGGCAGATATCCGTCCATGTTCACGTAATTCTGGTCTTGGTGCTTCTCCTAACCTTCCATCTGGATCTGAGCCAATCACATTGAAGTATCTACAAATTGAACATGAAGTTATAAAATGATATAAAAACTACAGATTTGTCGATTTTAGAGTGACCCGTCAAGgtttatttttctttaaaataACTTTTATTTAATGGGTCAATGAGGATAACTTTTATTGTCGAGTTGGACCGACCCGCCAAGGtttatttttcttaaaattttgtaaataattataataaatacAATTGCGAAACTATATTCCTAAAATGACAACTTActttctttttaaataaaatgatcTAGACATAAACATTCAAataaccaactggggtagcccagttggccaccgacacccacctcttcccaaaggtaccgggttcgagtcttgggagtggcatatgtcgcccagggtcAGAACTTGGCATGGGGAAGTCCTAGCGGAGCTAGCTTGGTtgggtagcggctcccggagtgagatcactccggcggttgggaggaccgtgcactaccccccccccccccccccccccataaacATTCAAATATATATCAAGtgatttttgacccgtttgactcgTTTCATTTTAACAACTCTAAAAATATTGACCCACTATTTAATCAAATACAACCTCAACTGACCCGTTTCCGTATAAATGGATTAAAATTACCACCTCTACTATAAAGTGTAAACCAAACAGAATCAAAATGCTCATTGCAACAACCTTAAGACCATGACCGCCATGTCCGAGGTTTTATGGAAATCCAGGATAATATCTTCTGCCATCTTCTTGGCTTTTCCATACGGGTTAATTGGGTTCTGAAATATAAAACAGAAAAACAAGCATGTTAAACAAGATAAACACATTCTGCACCAGAAAAAAGACAAATTTTGCATACAGAACCAGAGAACTATTTGTATATTATTGTTGAGGCGTTCGGTGTTccacatttttaaaaccaatAGTCTAACAATGTACCTGAGGGGTTTCTTCGGTAATGGGCATCTTATCAGGCTCCCCGTATGTTGCACATGTACTAGAGTATATCAACGTATTCACATTATGGGCTGCCATAGCCTCTAATACGACCATGGTATTTGATGTAATATTGTGATAATATCTGCATTATGACAACAATAACACACACAAAGAAAGCACATTGGGCATCATATAAAATTCAACTATAATATAAACGGATTACAGATCCATGAGGCGTACTTACTTTAGCGGATCAAGGGTACTCTCACCA comes from the Helianthus annuus cultivar XRQ/B chromosome 4, HanXRQr2.0-SUNRISE, whole genome shotgun sequence genome and includes:
- the LOC110937460 gene encoding probable UDP-arabinose 4-epimerase 2 isoform X1, whose protein sequence is MLNFTRSRPQRPNRPNSLGGMDFVDPVKKSGVVRKIIFATGLIALCIVIIKTSPTFSSPSPFSLHETGITHVLVTGGAGYIGSHASLRLLKDSYRVTIVDNLSRGNLGAVKVLQDMFPEPGRLQFIYADLGDPKAVNKIFSENAFDAVMHFAAVAYVGESTLDPLKYYHNITSNTMVVLEAMAAHNVNTLIYSSTCATYGEPDKMPITEETPQNPINPYGKAKKMAEDIILDFHKTSDMAVMVLRYFNVIGSDPDGRLGEAPRPELREHGRISAACFDAARGITKGLKVRGTDYKTADGTCIRDYIDVTDLVDAHVKALQKAQPGEVGIYNVGTGRGRSVREFVEACKRATGVSIDVEYLPRRPGDYAEVYSDPSKILRELNWSAKYTDLEKSLQVAWKWQKLHHNGYGPTKTSF
- the LOC110937460 gene encoding UDP-arabinose 4-epimerase 1 isoform X3, which gives rise to MFPEPGRLQFIYADLGDPKAVNKIFSENAFDAVMHFAAVAYVGESTLDPLKYYHNITSNTMVVLEAMAAHNVNTLIYSSTCATYGEPDKMPITEETPQNPINPYGKAKKMAEDIILDFHKTSDMAVMVLRYFNVIGSDPDGRLGEAPRPELREHGRISAACFDAARGITKGLKVRGTDYKTADGTCIRDYIDVTDLVDAHVKALQKAQPGEVGIYNVGTGRGRSVREFVEACKRATGVSIDVEYLPRRPGDYAEVYSDPSKILRELNWSAKYTDLEKSLQVAWKWQKLHHNGYGPTKTSF
- the LOC110937460 gene encoding UDP-arabinose 4-epimerase 1 isoform X2, with translation MLNFTRSRPQRPNRPNSLGGMDFVDPVKKSGVVRKIIFATGLIALCIVIIKTSPTFSSPSPDNLSRGNLGAVKVLQDMFPEPGRLQFIYADLGDPKAVNKIFSENAFDAVMHFAAVAYVGESTLDPLKYYHNITSNTMVVLEAMAAHNVNTLIYSSTCATYGEPDKMPITEETPQNPINPYGKAKKMAEDIILDFHKTSDMAVMVLRYFNVIGSDPDGRLGEAPRPELREHGRISAACFDAARGITKGLKVRGTDYKTADGTCIRDYIDVTDLVDAHVKALQKAQPGEVGIYNVGTGRGRSVREFVEACKRATGVSIDVEYLPRRPGDYAEVYSDPSKILRELNWSAKYTDLEKSLQVAWKWQKLHHNGYGPTKTSF